From a region of the Vulpes vulpes isolate BD-2025 unplaced genomic scaffold, VulVul3 u000000697, whole genome shotgun sequence genome:
- the ORMDL2 gene encoding ORM1-like protein 2, translated as MNVGVAHSEVNPNTRVMNSRGIWLAYIILVGLLHVVLLSIPFFSIPVVWTLTNVIHNLAMYVFLHTVKGTPFETPDQGKARLLTHWEQMDYGLQFTSSRKFLSISPIVLYLLASFYTKYDAAHFIINTASLLSVLLPKLPQFHGVRLFGINKY; from the exons ATGAATGTGGGGGTGGCACACAGCGAAGTAAACCCCAACACTCGCGTGATGAATAGCCGGGGCATCTGGCTGGCCTACATCATCTTGGTAGGACTGCTGCATGTGGTTCTACTCAGCATCCCCTTCTTCAGCATACCTGTTGTCTGGACCCTGACCAACGTCATCCATAACTTG gCTATGTATGTCTTCTTACATACAGTGAAAGGGACACCCTTTGAGACCCCTGACCAAGGGAAGGCTCGGCTACTGACACACTGGGAACAGATGGACTACGGGCTCCAATTTACCTCTTCCCGCAAATTCCTCAGCATCTCTCCTATTGTACT CTACCTCCTGGCCAGCTTCTACACCAAGTATGATGCTGCTCACTTCATCATCAACACAGCCTCATTGCTTAGCGTACTGCTGCCTAAGTTACCCCAATTCCATGGGGTTCGTCTCTTTGGCATCAACAAATACTGA
- the DNAJC14 gene encoding dnaJ homolog subfamily C member 14, with the protein MAQKHPGERGLCGAHHSGGASFRTLGSSVDPEILSFSGLRDSAGPAPNGTRCLTEHSSPKYTQPPNPAHWSDPSHGPPRGPGPPRDGEDPDQSEASSEEESGVDQELSRENEAGYQEDGNPSFLSIPSACNCQGTPGIPEGPYSEGGDSSPSNFCHHCTSPVLGEDEELEEEYDDEEPLKFPSDFSRVPSGKKPPPRRQRHRIPAKEDTRDGGRRDPRSPGRHRLGRKRSQADKRRGLGLWGAEELCQLGQAGFWWLIELLVLVGEYVETCGHLIYACRQLKGSDLDLFRVWLGVWAGRLGGWAQVMFQFLSQGCCYGAGLFTRFLRLLGALLLLALALLLGCLQLGWRFLVGLGDRLGWRGKATWLFSWLDFPTLQRCLILLRDSRPWQQLVKMFQWGWLELPWVKPRTNRQGNAPVAGGRYCQPEEEVARLLTMAGVPEDELNPFHVLGVEATASDIELKKAYRQLAVMVHPDKNHHPRAEEAFKVLRAAWDIVSNPERRKEYEMKRMAENELSRSVNEFLSKLQDDLKEAMNTMMCSRCQGKHRRFEMDREPKSARYCAECNKLHPAEEGDFWAESSMLGLKITYFALMDGKVYDITEWAGCQRVGISPDTHRVPYHISFGSRIPGTSGRQRATPDVPPADLQDFLSRIFQVPPGQMPNGNFFAAPQPGPGATAASKPNSTVPKGEAKPKRRKKVRRPFQR; encoded by the exons CGGAGAAAGAGGGTTGTGTGGAGCCCACCACAGTGGTGGTGCCTCCTTCAGGACTTTAGGATCCTCTGTGGACCCTGAAATACTTTCATTCTCAGGACTCAGGGACTCAGCGGGGCCTGCTCCCAATGGTACCCGCTGCCTCACAGAGCACTCTAGTCCCAAGTACACACAGCCCCCAAACCCAGCCCACTGGTCGGATCCAAGCCATGGCCCCCCAAGGGGTCCTGGACCCCCTAGGGATGGAGAGGACCCCGATCAGAGTGAGGCATCTTCAGAAGAAGAGTCAGGAGTGGACCAGGAACTCTCAAGAGAGAATGAGGCTGGGTACCAGGAGGATGGgaacccttcttttctttccattccgTCTGCTTGCAACTGCCAGGGAACCCCTGGAATCCCTGAAGGGCCTTACTCTGAGGGAGGAGATAGCTCTCCTAGCAACTTTTGCCATCATTGTACCTCTCCAGTTTTGGGGGAAGATGAAGAGTTGGAAGAGGAATATGATGATGAGGAACCTCTCAAGTTCCCCAGTGATTTTTCACGTGTGCCCAGTGGGAAGAAACCTCCACCCCGGAGACAGCGGCACCGCATTCCGGCCAAGGAGGATACTCGGGACGGTGGACGCAGAGATCCCAGGTCCCCTGGCCGACATCGGCTGGGCCGGAAACGAAGTCAGGCAGATAAGCGCAGAGGCCTCGGATTATGGGGAGCAGAGGAACTATGTCAGCTTGGACAGGCAGGCTTCTGGTGGCTGATTGAACTGCTGGTATTGGTGGGAGAGTATGTGGAAACTTGTGGCCATCTCATCTATGCATGCAGGCAGCTGAAAGGCAGTGATCTGGACCTTTTTCGAGTCTGGTTGGGAGTCTGGGCAGGGCGGCTGGGGGGCTGGGCCCAGGTGATGTTCCAGTTTCTGAGCCAAGGATGTTGCTATGGAGCAGGGCTGTTCACCCGTTTTCTTAGGCTACTGGGTGCTTTGCTGCTCCTGGCTCTGGCCCTCTTGTTGGGCTGTCTACAGTTGGGCTGGCGGTTTCTGGTGGGACTGGGTGACCGGTTAGGCTGGAGGGGTAAAGCTACTTGGCTCTTTTCTTGGCTGGATTTCCCCACCTTGCAGCGTTGCCTGATTCTGTTAAGAGATAGCAGGCCATGGCAGCAGTTGGTAAAAATGTTTCAGTGGGGTTGGCTGGAGTTGCCTTGGGTCAAGCCAAGGACTAACAGGCAGGGGAATGCACCTGTAGCTGGTGGTCGCTACTGCCAGCCTGAAGAGGAAGTGGCTCGACTCTTGACCATGGCTGGGGTTCCTGAGGATGAGCTAAACCCTTTCCATGTGTTGGGGGTTGAAGCCACAGCATCAGATATTGAACTGAAGAAGGCCTATAGGCAGCTGGCAGTGATG GTTCATCCTGACAAAAATCATCATCCCCGGGCTGAAGAGGCCTTCAAGGTTTTACGGGCAGCTTGGGACATTGTCAGCAACCCTGAAAGGCGGAAGGAATATGAAAT GAAACGAATGGCAGAGAATGAGCTGAGCCGGTCAGTGAATGAGTTTCTGTCCAAGCTGCAGGATGACCTCAAAGAAGCAATGAATACTATGATGTGCAGCCGATGCCAGGGAAAGCATAG GAGGTTTGAAATGGACCGGGAACCTAAGAGTGCCAGATACTGTGCTGAGTGTAATAAACTGCATCCTGCTGAGGAAGGAGACTTTTGGGCAGAGTCAAGCATGTTGGGCCTCAAGATCACCTATTTTGCACTGATGGATGGAAAGGTGTATGATATCACAG AATGGGCTGGATGCCAGCGTGTGGGAATCTCCCCAGATACCCACAGAGTCCCCTATCACATCTCATTTGGTTCTCGGATTCCAGGCACCAGTGGGCGGCAGAG AGCAACCCCAGATGTCCCTCCTGCTGACCTTCAGGATTTCTTGAGCCGGATCTTTCAAGTACCCCCAGGCCAGATGCCCAATGGGAACTTCTTTGCAGCTCCTcagcctggccctggggccaCTGCAGCCTCTAAGCCCAACAGCACAGTACCCAAGGGAGAAGCCAAACCGAAGCGGCGGAAGAAAGTGAGGAGGCCCTTCCAACGTTGA